Proteins encoded within one genomic window of Paenarthrobacter sp. JL.01a:
- a CDS encoding NAD-dependent epimerase/dehydratase family protein has protein sequence MRVLVTGASGLLGSEVARVLVSQGHEVTTFQRRPSGVEGATDICGSVTDDADVRRAVDGAEGLIHLAAKVSFAGRAADFHSVNVEGTRRLFEAARAAGVGDTVFVSSPSVANSGRAIAGLGAEPADPVRAHGHYSRTKAEAELLALASDAPEFRVAAVRPHIVWGPGDTQLVERVLARAAQHRLPLLDAGAALIDTTYVDNAASAIVAALHRMDHVRGKAVVVTNGEPRPIGELLADICAAGGVQAPSWAVPGVVARAAGSVVEKAWTWAHRADEPPMTRFLAEQLSTAHWFDQRQTRRLLDWSPVVTLDEGLARLAEYYEGRRTDLTPKD, from the coding sequence ATGAGGGTTCTCGTTACGGGAGCCAGCGGGCTACTGGGCAGTGAGGTGGCCCGGGTTCTGGTGTCCCAGGGCCACGAGGTCACCACCTTTCAGCGGAGGCCCTCCGGAGTCGAGGGGGCTACGGACATTTGCGGTTCGGTGACCGACGACGCCGATGTCCGGCGGGCGGTGGACGGAGCGGAAGGACTCATCCATCTGGCAGCGAAGGTTTCCTTCGCGGGCCGTGCCGCGGACTTCCACAGCGTCAATGTCGAAGGAACCCGCCGTCTGTTCGAAGCGGCCCGGGCTGCCGGAGTGGGGGACACGGTGTTTGTATCCTCTCCTTCGGTTGCGAACTCCGGCCGGGCGATTGCCGGCCTCGGGGCAGAACCGGCAGACCCGGTGCGGGCGCACGGCCACTATTCGCGCACCAAGGCTGAAGCAGAACTTTTGGCCCTGGCCTCCGATGCCCCGGAGTTCAGGGTCGCCGCGGTACGGCCACACATCGTGTGGGGCCCCGGCGATACCCAACTGGTGGAAAGGGTCCTGGCGCGGGCCGCACAGCACCGCCTGCCGCTTCTCGACGCCGGGGCGGCACTGATCGACACCACCTATGTGGACAATGCTGCATCGGCAATAGTTGCAGCCCTGCATCGGATGGACCACGTTCGAGGCAAAGCGGTGGTGGTGACCAATGGCGAGCCGCGGCCCATCGGCGAGCTCCTGGCTGACATTTGTGCGGCCGGAGGAGTCCAAGCGCCATCGTGGGCCGTACCAGGCGTTGTGGCGAGGGCGGCCGGCTCCGTAGTTGAAAAAGCCTGGACGTGGGCACACCGCGCCGATGAACCCCCGATGACAAGGTTCCTCGCCGAGCAGCTCTCCACCGCGCACTGGTTCGACCAACGCCAGACGCGGCGGCTCCTTGATTGGTCGCCGGTGGTCACCCTTGATGAGGGCCTTGCCCGCCTGGCAGAGTACTACGAAGGCAGAAGAACGGACCTCACACCGAAGGACTGA
- a CDS encoding DUF2945 domain-containing protein, with protein sequence MALKAGTHVEWNTPQGKTHGKVIEKKTSDFELDGNTHRASEDEPQYVVESEKTGARAAHKESALTEKK encoded by the coding sequence ATGGCACTGAAAGCCGGAACCCACGTTGAGTGGAACACCCCGCAGGGCAAAACGCACGGCAAGGTCATAGAAAAGAAAACCAGCGACTTCGAACTCGACGGCAACACCCACCGGGCCAGCGAGGACGAGCCGCAGTACGTGGTGGAATCAGAGAAAACGGGAGCCCGTGCCGCGCACAAGGAGTCTGCGCTCACCGAGAAGAAGTAG
- a CDS encoding cation:proton antiporter, with amino-acid sequence MESLSVSLVLIAAMAVAAPLAARFVERIAKIPIVVFEIVLGMLLGPSVLGWVQSTQFTDTLADFGLAMLFFVAGNEIDFGAIRGRPIIRASVGWIISLAAGVAAGFALVSAVEAAVIIGVALSSTALGTLLPILRDAGQVKTPIGIGVAALGAVGEFGPLIAISLFFSGKQLGAASGVLLGFVLLTVVAILLASRSRHILFHSQVTRTLHTSGQFAVRSIMLILSSLVVLSMLLGLDMLLGAFAAGVLWKVAIARAPEADRVVIDRKIDAIAFGFLVPVFFIDTGIDFELGALTSSPLALAMVPLFLVLLLVVRGLPSLLAAPAGSSSRGKRAIVLFGATGLPVIVAVSGIGRDHDLISSGIASALVGAGMLSVLLFPLFALRQLQGATSSR; translated from the coding sequence ATGGAAAGCCTGTCAGTGTCGCTGGTACTCATCGCAGCCATGGCCGTTGCGGCTCCCCTTGCTGCGCGCTTTGTGGAGCGGATCGCGAAGATTCCCATCGTGGTGTTCGAGATCGTTCTTGGGATGCTGCTCGGTCCCAGCGTCCTCGGCTGGGTCCAGTCGACACAGTTCACCGACACCTTGGCGGATTTCGGGCTCGCCATGCTGTTCTTTGTGGCGGGCAACGAGATTGATTTCGGGGCCATCCGTGGCCGGCCCATCATCCGGGCCTCCGTTGGCTGGATCATCTCCCTGGCTGCTGGCGTGGCGGCCGGATTCGCGTTGGTCTCCGCTGTGGAAGCGGCCGTGATCATCGGCGTCGCGCTCTCCTCCACTGCCCTGGGAACACTGTTGCCCATCCTGCGGGACGCGGGCCAGGTGAAGACCCCCATCGGCATTGGGGTTGCCGCTTTGGGCGCGGTGGGCGAGTTTGGCCCGCTCATTGCCATCTCACTGTTTTTCAGTGGCAAGCAACTGGGGGCGGCCTCGGGGGTACTCCTCGGTTTCGTTTTGTTGACGGTGGTGGCGATTTTGCTGGCATCTCGCTCCCGGCACATCCTGTTTCATTCGCAGGTGACCCGGACGCTGCATACCAGCGGGCAATTCGCGGTGCGATCCATCATGCTGATCCTGAGCTCCCTTGTCGTCCTGAGCATGCTGTTGGGACTGGACATGCTGTTGGGTGCTTTCGCTGCCGGTGTCCTCTGGAAGGTGGCGATTGCGCGGGCGCCTGAAGCGGACCGGGTCGTCATCGACAGGAAAATCGACGCCATCGCTTTCGGCTTCCTCGTTCCGGTCTTCTTCATCGATACGGGGATAGATTTCGAGCTCGGCGCTTTGACATCCAGTCCCCTGGCCCTGGCCATGGTCCCCTTGTTCCTGGTCCTGCTCCTGGTTGTGCGTGGGCTGCCGTCGCTGCTTGCAGCTCCGGCAGGCTCGTCATCCCGGGGAAAGCGGGCAATCGTGCTTTTCGGGGCAACCGGTTTGCCTGTGATTGTGGCCGTCTCGGGCATCGGCCGTGACCATGACCTGATATCCAGTGGGATAGCCTCCGCCCTCGTGGGCGCAGGCATGCTCTCCGTCCTGCTGTTCCCTTTGTTCGCTCTTCGCCAGCTGCAGGGGGCTACTTCTTCTCGGTGA
- the ligD gene encoding non-homologous end-joining DNA ligase, which translates to MSPSKTPAEVLDIGGAEVRISNPDKVVFPEPGVSKLDLVNYYLSVADGALRGAGGRPMVLKRFPKGIDAEPFFQKRVPENHPEFIDTATLHYSSGTSAEETVIRDAAGLAWVVNLGCLDLNPHPVRAEDLDHPDELRVDLDPMPGVDWSQIVDTAYVAREVLGDVGLAGWPKTSGSRGLHILVRIAPSWSYRDVRLAAETLAREVENRAPGLATARWWKEERGESVFVDFNQNAKDRTVASAYSVRSRPDARVSMPLSWEEVRSARPEQFTVLTVPERFAASGDPHSGIDDEPGSLDGLLALAAELGPAEKAPRSGDGSGRRTSSMPLIEVARTKTKPEALAALEEWKNQHPDVVSKLHPADVLIDGMRGSSSLWYRVRVNLQHVPEQERPPQEALIADYDPWAGREWTGRP; encoded by the coding sequence ATGAGCCCCTCCAAGACACCGGCGGAAGTACTCGACATAGGCGGCGCCGAAGTCCGTATCTCCAACCCGGACAAAGTTGTTTTTCCGGAACCGGGCGTGAGCAAGCTCGATCTGGTCAACTACTACCTCTCGGTGGCCGACGGCGCCCTCCGTGGGGCGGGCGGCAGGCCGATGGTGCTGAAGCGTTTCCCGAAAGGCATCGACGCCGAACCTTTCTTCCAGAAGCGGGTGCCGGAGAACCACCCCGAATTCATTGATACGGCAACACTTCACTATTCATCCGGAACCTCTGCCGAGGAGACGGTCATCCGGGATGCCGCCGGCCTGGCGTGGGTTGTGAATCTGGGGTGCCTTGACCTCAACCCGCACCCTGTCCGGGCCGAAGACCTGGACCATCCGGACGAACTACGGGTGGACCTGGACCCCATGCCCGGCGTCGACTGGTCCCAAATCGTGGACACCGCTTATGTGGCCCGCGAAGTGCTGGGCGACGTCGGGCTTGCTGGATGGCCCAAGACGAGCGGCTCCCGCGGACTCCACATCCTGGTGCGCATAGCTCCCAGCTGGTCCTACCGCGACGTACGTTTGGCCGCGGAGACGCTGGCCCGCGAAGTGGAGAACCGTGCCCCTGGCCTCGCCACGGCGCGATGGTGGAAGGAAGAACGGGGTGAGAGTGTCTTTGTGGACTTCAACCAGAACGCCAAGGACAGGACAGTAGCTTCCGCCTACTCCGTCCGGTCGCGGCCCGATGCCCGGGTGTCCATGCCCCTTTCGTGGGAGGAGGTGCGTTCCGCCCGGCCCGAGCAATTCACGGTACTCACGGTGCCCGAGCGGTTCGCCGCATCTGGTGATCCCCACTCCGGAATCGACGACGAACCCGGTTCCCTGGATGGGCTGCTTGCTCTGGCCGCCGAGCTTGGCCCCGCTGAGAAGGCCCCGCGATCAGGAGATGGCTCGGGTCGCCGGACATCATCAATGCCGCTCATTGAGGTGGCACGTACCAAGACCAAGCCGGAGGCTCTGGCTGCGTTGGAGGAATGGAAGAATCAGCATCCTGACGTTGTTTCGAAGCTGCATCCAGCAGACGTCCTGATCGATGGAATGCGCGGATCGAGTTCGCTCTGGTATCGCGTCAGGGTCAACCTCCAGCATGTCCCCGAGCAGGAGCGGCCACCGCAGGAGGCGCTGATTGCGGACTACGATCCCTGGGCTGGCAGGGAATGGACCGGGCGTCCCTGA
- a CDS encoding pyruvate dehydrogenase yields MAKELATQLIEQLQAAGVQRIYGIVGDSLNPIVDAVRQTGGSKNGGIDWIHVRHEEAAAFAAAADAQLTGKLAVCAGSCGPGNLHLINGLYDANRTGAPVLAIASHIPSRQIGSGFFQETHPDRLFNECSVYSELISTAEQAPRVMHSAIQNAVGLRGVAVVTLPGDIAGLEAAAPTPLPAAFRPASLVPDAASVRELAAAINDAGKVAIFAGAGVEGAHDELISLAGLINAPIGHSLRGKDFVQYENPFDIGMTGLLGYGAAAEGIEDADLLILLGTDFPYDQFLPDTRTAQVDRASERLGRRTDVDIAVHGDVLPTLAALLPLVKPKKSRRFLDQMLKKHDRLMNKAVGAYTRKVEKKQPIHPEYAASLLDQLAADDAVFTADTGMCNVWTARYINPLGTRRLIGSFLHGSMANALPHAIGAQVAYPGRQVVSVSGDGGLSMLLGELITVAAHKLPVKVVVFNNSTLGMVKLEMLVDGLPDFGVDVPDANYAEVAKALGFHAVRVTDPADIEGAYQAAFAHPGPALVELITDPNALSIPPKISGSQVIGFATAMSKVVLNRGAGEAVSMARSNLRNIPRR; encoded by the coding sequence ATGGCCAAGGAACTTGCCACCCAACTCATCGAACAACTCCAGGCTGCCGGTGTGCAGCGGATTTATGGAATCGTGGGCGACAGCCTCAATCCCATCGTTGACGCCGTTCGTCAGACAGGAGGCTCGAAAAACGGGGGCATTGACTGGATCCACGTCCGTCATGAAGAGGCAGCCGCGTTCGCTGCGGCGGCTGATGCGCAACTGACCGGAAAGCTGGCGGTGTGCGCGGGATCGTGTGGCCCCGGAAATCTGCACCTGATCAATGGCCTGTATGACGCCAACCGCACGGGCGCTCCCGTACTTGCCATCGCTTCACATATTCCCAGCAGGCAGATCGGCAGCGGCTTCTTCCAGGAAACCCATCCGGACAGGCTTTTCAACGAGTGCTCCGTCTATTCGGAGCTCATCAGCACCGCCGAGCAGGCACCCCGGGTCATGCACAGCGCCATCCAGAATGCCGTTGGCCTTCGAGGTGTCGCGGTGGTTACCCTTCCCGGCGATATCGCCGGCCTGGAGGCTGCAGCCCCGACGCCTTTGCCGGCAGCGTTCCGTCCCGCGAGCCTGGTACCGGACGCCGCGAGCGTCCGCGAACTGGCCGCGGCCATTAACGACGCCGGAAAGGTCGCCATATTCGCCGGTGCAGGTGTTGAGGGCGCCCATGACGAACTGATTTCTTTGGCGGGGCTGATTAACGCGCCCATCGGCCATTCGTTGCGGGGCAAGGACTTTGTCCAGTACGAAAACCCCTTCGACATCGGCATGACGGGCCTGCTTGGGTACGGAGCCGCGGCTGAGGGCATCGAGGACGCGGACCTGCTGATCCTCCTTGGCACCGACTTTCCCTACGACCAGTTCCTTCCCGATACCCGCACCGCGCAAGTGGACCGGGCCTCGGAGCGGCTGGGGCGACGCACCGACGTCGACATCGCAGTCCATGGCGACGTGCTTCCGACGCTGGCTGCCCTGCTGCCGCTGGTGAAACCCAAGAAGAGCCGCCGTTTCCTCGACCAGATGCTGAAGAAGCATGACCGCCTCATGAACAAGGCTGTGGGCGCCTACACCCGCAAGGTGGAGAAGAAGCAGCCCATCCACCCGGAATACGCGGCCTCGTTGCTGGACCAGCTTGCCGCCGACGACGCGGTATTCACCGCGGACACCGGCATGTGCAACGTCTGGACGGCGCGCTACATCAATCCCCTTGGAACCCGGCGTCTCATTGGATCCTTCCTGCATGGGTCCATGGCGAACGCGCTCCCGCACGCCATCGGTGCCCAGGTGGCCTATCCAGGGCGCCAAGTGGTGTCCGTTTCCGGCGACGGCGGCCTCTCCATGTTGCTGGGAGAACTCATCACGGTGGCCGCGCACAAGCTGCCGGTCAAGGTGGTGGTGTTCAACAACTCCACGTTGGGCATGGTCAAGCTGGAAATGCTGGTGGACGGACTTCCGGACTTTGGTGTCGACGTGCCTGATGCGAACTATGCGGAGGTCGCGAAGGCGTTGGGCTTCCATGCCGTACGCGTCACCGATCCTGCTGACATCGAGGGAGCCTACCAGGCAGCCTTCGCCCACCCCGGCCCTGCATTGGTCGAACTCATCACGGACCCCAACGCATTGTCCATCCCGCCGAAGATTTCGGGCTCGCAGGTTATCGGATTCGCCACTGCCATGTCCAAGGTGGTCCTGAACCGGGGCGCCGGAGAAGCTGTGAGCATGGCACGCAGCAATCTCCGGAACATCCCCCGGCGTTAG
- the uvrA gene encoding excinuclease ABC subunit UvrA, which translates to MDSDLTIASRPGSGHKARTSADLDDGMVKVRGAKENNLRNVDVDVPRDAIVAFTGVSGSGKSSLAFGTIFAEAQRRYFESVAPYARRLIQQGHNPKVEAITGLPPAVALQQRRGTATARSSVGTLTTLSNSLRMLFSRAGKYPEGSTQLDSDAFSPNTAAGACPECHGLGVAHTVTEDSLVPDPSLTIREGAIAAWPGAWQGKNLRDILTHLGYDVDTPWKKLPKKDRDWILFTDEQPVVEVTPQRDRVAKPYKGRFWSAKRYVLHTLADSKSSAMRDRVLGFMETGRCPVCGGSGLRPEALAVTFAGKTIAELNALPMTDVADLLRPTAGLKRAGTASRTQTSVETNEVAIAITRDLLSRITVLLDLGLGYLALGRPTPTLSPGEMQRLRIATQLRSGLFGVIYVLDEPSAGLHPADAEPLLAVLDTLKNSGNSVFVVEHNMDLVRAADWLVDVGPQAGEGGGKVLYSGPVEGLASVDESITRPFLFADNGNDTRSDEAADGPREPKGWLNLRNVTQHNLRDLDVDFPLGVLTAVTGVSGSGKSTLVSRVLAAVVEAGLHPEPSTDARSLVSGLGGLDRLVQVDQKPIGRTPRSNLATYTGLFDGVRKEFAATDGARARGFGAGRFSFNVPGGRCETCQGEGFVAVELLFLPGSYGPCPECHGTRFNPETLEVTYRGKNIADVLGMTVKAASAFLEDLPSVSRSLQTLQEVGLGYLRLGQPATELSGGEAQRIKLATELQRVQRGHTLYLLDEPTTGLHPADVQLLMAQLHRLVEAGNTVVVVEHEMDVVAGADWVIDLGPGGGDAGGTVMAAGPPAVVARSDDSRTAPYLSAALER; encoded by the coding sequence ATGGACAGTGACCTGACAATTGCCAGCCGCCCCGGGTCCGGCCACAAGGCCCGGACCTCCGCCGACCTCGACGACGGCATGGTCAAAGTGCGCGGCGCCAAGGAAAACAACCTGCGCAACGTGGATGTGGACGTTCCACGCGACGCCATCGTTGCCTTCACGGGTGTCTCCGGCTCAGGGAAGTCCTCCCTGGCGTTCGGGACCATCTTCGCCGAAGCGCAGCGACGCTACTTCGAGTCCGTGGCGCCGTACGCAAGGCGCCTCATCCAACAAGGCCACAACCCCAAGGTGGAGGCTATCACCGGCCTGCCACCCGCCGTCGCACTTCAACAACGGCGCGGAACCGCCACTGCCCGATCCAGCGTCGGCACGCTCACGACGCTCTCCAACTCCCTCCGAATGCTCTTTTCCCGGGCGGGCAAATACCCGGAAGGGTCCACCCAGCTCGATTCCGATGCATTCTCCCCCAACACCGCAGCCGGCGCGTGCCCCGAATGCCATGGCCTGGGCGTGGCCCATACGGTGACCGAAGACTCGCTGGTTCCCGACCCCTCGCTGACCATCCGCGAGGGTGCCATTGCGGCATGGCCAGGTGCCTGGCAAGGCAAGAATCTCCGTGACATCCTCACGCACCTGGGATACGACGTCGATACTCCGTGGAAAAAGCTTCCCAAAAAGGACCGCGACTGGATCCTTTTCACCGACGAACAACCAGTTGTGGAAGTGACACCACAGAGGGACAGGGTGGCCAAGCCCTATAAGGGACGGTTCTGGAGCGCCAAACGGTACGTCCTGCATACCTTGGCGGATTCCAAGAGCAGTGCCATGCGCGACCGGGTGCTGGGCTTCATGGAAACGGGACGATGCCCTGTGTGCGGAGGCAGTGGTCTTCGGCCCGAGGCACTCGCCGTTACATTCGCGGGAAAAACAATCGCCGAGCTCAACGCTCTGCCCATGACGGACGTGGCAGATCTTCTCCGCCCCACCGCCGGGTTGAAGAGGGCTGGCACTGCCTCCCGTACCCAGACGTCCGTCGAAACCAACGAAGTTGCCATCGCCATCACCCGTGATCTCCTCAGCCGGATCACGGTTCTGCTGGATCTCGGGTTGGGTTACCTCGCCCTGGGCCGACCAACGCCAACCCTGTCCCCCGGTGAGATGCAGCGCCTCCGGATAGCCACCCAGCTGCGGTCCGGGCTTTTTGGCGTTATCTACGTGTTGGATGAGCCTTCTGCCGGTCTTCACCCAGCCGATGCCGAACCTCTCCTGGCTGTGCTGGACACCCTGAAGAACTCCGGTAACTCGGTGTTTGTGGTCGAACACAATATGGATTTGGTTCGTGCCGCCGACTGGCTGGTGGATGTGGGACCCCAGGCCGGAGAAGGAGGCGGCAAGGTGCTCTACAGCGGCCCCGTTGAAGGATTGGCATCCGTGGATGAATCCATCACGAGGCCATTCCTGTTCGCTGACAACGGCAACGACACCCGCTCGGACGAGGCGGCCGACGGCCCACGGGAACCCAAGGGCTGGTTGAACCTTCGCAACGTTACCCAGCACAATTTGCGCGACCTTGACGTCGACTTCCCGCTGGGAGTGCTGACGGCGGTGACGGGCGTGTCGGGCTCGGGCAAATCAACCTTGGTCAGTCGTGTCCTGGCTGCTGTGGTGGAAGCCGGGCTGCACCCGGAGCCCTCCACCGACGCACGGTCGTTGGTATCCGGGCTCGGGGGTCTCGACCGACTCGTGCAGGTGGACCAAAAGCCCATCGGTCGCACTCCGCGTTCTAATCTGGCCACCTACACCGGGCTCTTTGACGGAGTCAGGAAAGAATTTGCCGCCACTGACGGTGCCCGGGCCCGCGGATTTGGAGCAGGGCGGTTTTCCTTCAACGTTCCCGGAGGTCGTTGTGAGACCTGCCAGGGTGAAGGATTCGTGGCTGTGGAACTGCTGTTCCTGCCGGGCAGTTACGGTCCGTGTCCGGAGTGCCACGGCACGCGTTTCAACCCTGAAACCCTTGAGGTGACGTACCGGGGAAAGAATATTGCCGATGTCCTGGGGATGACCGTCAAGGCCGCGTCGGCGTTCCTTGAGGATCTGCCGTCGGTATCCCGCAGCCTTCAAACCCTGCAGGAGGTTGGCCTTGGCTACCTGAGGCTGGGACAGCCCGCGACAGAACTCTCCGGTGGTGAAGCCCAGCGCATCAAACTGGCCACGGAACTCCAACGTGTCCAACGCGGGCACACCCTGTACTTGCTGGACGAACCCACCACAGGACTACACCCTGCGGACGTGCAGCTTCTGATGGCCCAGCTCCACAGGCTGGTGGAGGCGGGGAACACGGTTGTGGTGGTCGAACACGAAATGGACGTGGTCGCGGGAGCGGACTGGGTGATCGATCTTGGCCCCGGAGGCGGCGACGCCGGTGGTACGGTCATGGCGGCCGGCCCGCCGGCCGTCGTCGCGCGGTCGGACGACAGCCGGACGGCCCCTTACCTCTCCGCCGCCCTGGAGCGGTAG
- a CDS encoding LGFP repeat-containing protein, with product MPTVQGASFAIFFHAGNVPSAGCISTNLGTVVQLLKTNWPGDRIIMGAVDDIFTPYSSSPFGAITNKFAAIGGPAYAGDPVSNEMYGLKNGGAGQAFQFGSIYHSPVSGTFFSTGVIRGKWGSTGYENGILGYPASDEIPMSRGALGQAYQNGSIYWGGSTGAHISMGAIRAAWGSTGYEKGFLGYPTTDEIRGMAKGGIGQAYEGGSIYFTPATGAHISMGAIRSLWGQQGFEKGALGYPTTDEYRTNGAVVQDFQGGSIAWFGASGKVTLKG from the coding sequence ATGCCCACTGTGCAAGGTGCCTCGTTCGCCATCTTTTTCCACGCCGGGAACGTTCCCAGCGCCGGGTGCATCTCCACGAACCTCGGCACGGTGGTCCAGCTCCTTAAAACCAATTGGCCCGGCGACCGCATCATCATGGGCGCGGTGGACGACATTTTCACTCCCTACAGCAGCTCGCCTTTTGGAGCGATCACCAATAAATTCGCCGCAATTGGCGGGCCGGCCTATGCCGGTGACCCTGTCAGCAACGAGATGTATGGCCTGAAGAACGGCGGCGCGGGCCAGGCCTTCCAGTTTGGCTCCATTTACCATTCGCCGGTTTCGGGGACGTTCTTCAGCACGGGTGTCATCCGGGGGAAGTGGGGATCAACTGGATATGAAAATGGGATCCTTGGCTATCCGGCATCCGACGAAATCCCCATGAGCCGGGGTGCCTTGGGCCAGGCCTACCAAAACGGATCCATCTATTGGGGCGGAAGTACCGGTGCCCACATCAGCATGGGTGCGATCCGCGCTGCCTGGGGCTCGACGGGATACGAGAAAGGCTTCCTGGGTTATCCGACAACCGACGAGATCAGGGGCATGGCCAAGGGCGGCATCGGCCAAGCATACGAGGGCGGGTCGATCTATTTCACGCCCGCGACAGGAGCCCATATCAGCATGGGTGCCATCCGCTCACTGTGGGGCCAACAAGGATTCGAGAAGGGCGCCCTCGGCTACCCTACGACGGACGAATATCGAACGAACGGCGCTGTGGTTCAAGACTTCCAAGGCGGAAGCATTGCGTGGTTCGGCGCAAGTGGCAAGGTGACGTTAAAGGGCTGA
- the arfB gene encoding alternative ribosome rescue aminoacyl-tRNA hydrolase ArfB, which translates to MDLDIPPSLKIPASELSWRFSRSSGPGGQHVNTTDSRAELSWNVVDSAVLSDEQRELLLQRLGRRLVAGALTVTASEERSQLRNRELALAKLAGLITAALTPETVRRPSKPTRGSARRHRVAKERRSLTKQQRRRPATE; encoded by the coding sequence ATGGACTTGGACATCCCGCCCTCGCTGAAGATTCCGGCGTCCGAACTCAGTTGGAGATTCTCGCGCTCCTCAGGGCCTGGTGGTCAGCACGTCAACACCACCGACTCCCGGGCAGAGCTGAGCTGGAATGTCGTGGATTCAGCAGTACTGAGCGATGAGCAACGGGAACTGTTGCTCCAACGGCTCGGACGCCGGCTTGTCGCCGGCGCACTGACCGTGACGGCCTCCGAGGAGCGGTCACAGCTACGGAACCGGGAGCTTGCCTTGGCCAAGCTCGCCGGTCTCATCACCGCAGCGCTTACACCGGAAACAGTTCGACGTCCCTCCAAGCCGACCCGCGGTTCCGCGCGCCGTCACCGCGTCGCCAAGGAGCGGCGCTCCCTCACCAAACAACAACGACGCCGGCCTGCCACTGAGTGA
- a CDS encoding dihydrofolate reductase family protein — protein sequence MSGTSAPLMVDLIISLDGYASAEGWPGWWGLEGPEYLAWLDDEATKDVTMLMGANTYRVMSGMSGQASEENSGFSKEEGDSLAGLAAVPKIIFSSTLQEPLAWPNSELVSGDAVEAVKELKQTRTGTLSTLGSLSLCRSLLSAGLVDRYRLVIFPVITGKTGSERIYDGYPDVALDMVESRTFDGRLQLLEYIPRVIDAPLGRG from the coding sequence ATGAGCGGGACCAGTGCACCCCTGATGGTGGATCTGATCATTTCCCTGGACGGCTATGCCTCCGCTGAGGGGTGGCCGGGCTGGTGGGGATTGGAGGGCCCTGAATATCTGGCGTGGCTTGACGATGAGGCCACGAAGGACGTCACCATGCTGATGGGAGCGAACACCTACAGAGTCATGTCCGGCATGTCCGGACAGGCCTCCGAGGAAAATTCCGGGTTCTCCAAGGAAGAAGGCGACTCTTTGGCAGGCTTGGCCGCGGTGCCAAAGATCATCTTCTCCTCGACGCTGCAAGAGCCCCTGGCCTGGCCCAACTCCGAGTTGGTTTCCGGGGATGCCGTCGAAGCCGTCAAGGAGCTGAAGCAAACCCGGACCGGGACGCTGAGCACCCTTGGAAGCTTGAGCCTGTGCAGGTCACTTCTCTCGGCCGGTCTGGTGGACAGATACCGTTTAGTGATCTTCCCTGTCATTACGGGAAAGACCGGAAGCGAACGGATCTACGACGGTTACCCGGACGTGGCCTTGGACATGGTCGAGAGCCGTACTTTCGATGGCAGGCTCCAACTGCTGGAGTACATTCCCCGGGTTATCGATGCTCCGTTGGGGCGGGGGTAG
- a CDS encoding pyridoxamine 5'-phosphate oxidase family protein, with protein MTEEQGISKVTDIINDSKIGMLATINEEGALVSRPLAVQEVKDDGDMWFFTGLGTSQVAHIRRDPRVNVSFGKNTEWVSVAGTAQVVTDRAKIHEMWNQVVEAWFPDGPDTPEVCLIHVDSDSAEFWTSPGGTAATVLQWVKSKVTNSRFSVGESGTVEL; from the coding sequence ATGACTGAAGAGCAGGGCATCAGCAAGGTCACCGACATCATCAACGATTCCAAGATCGGGATGCTGGCCACCATCAACGAAGAAGGCGCCCTGGTCAGCCGGCCGCTTGCCGTCCAGGAAGTGAAGGACGACGGCGACATGTGGTTCTTTACGGGACTGGGAACCTCCCAGGTTGCCCACATCCGGCGGGATCCCCGCGTCAACGTCTCCTTTGGCAAGAACACAGAGTGGGTTTCGGTTGCCGGTACCGCCCAAGTCGTCACAGACCGCGCGAAGATCCATGAAATGTGGAACCAGGTGGTGGAGGCCTGGTTCCCTGACGGCCCGGACACCCCGGAAGTTTGCCTGATCCACGTGGATTCCGACTCCGCCGAATTCTGGACAAGCCCGGGCGGCACGGCAGCTACGGTGCTGCAATGGGTCAAATCCAAGGTCACCAACTCACGGTTCAGTGTTGGCGAAAGCGGTACCGTGGAATTGTGA
- a CDS encoding TraR/DksA family transcriptional regulator, producing the protein MVDTERFRILLEQERDRRLVLLSALRSDITSVSQARLDSNVDDEHDPEGSTIAFELSQASALLGQSKEGLEQIDAALVRIEAGTYGRCEICGIDIPEGRLEARPWTPYCVVHASGRK; encoded by the coding sequence ATGGTTGACACAGAGCGGTTCCGGATCCTCCTTGAGCAGGAACGTGACCGGAGGCTGGTGCTGCTCTCGGCGCTTCGAAGCGACATTACCTCGGTGAGCCAGGCACGGCTGGACTCCAATGTCGACGACGAGCACGATCCCGAGGGCAGCACCATAGCTTTTGAGCTGTCCCAGGCCTCCGCCCTTCTTGGCCAGAGCAAGGAAGGTCTCGAACAGATCGATGCCGCACTGGTCAGGATCGAAGCGGGCACCTATGGCCGCTGCGAAATCTGTGGGATAGACATTCCGGAAGGCAGGCTGGAAGCCAGGCCTTGGACGCCGTACTGCGTGGTCCATGCCTCCGGGCGCAAATAG